The following are encoded together in the Paludisphaera mucosa genome:
- a CDS encoding prolyl oligopeptidase family serine peptidase: MFRRRPTLLLMTLLLAAAASAAEPIEVREGLVLPGGRRGRREAIPADPIVARIVAGTWTPPRAGEAAALGDDRERKWEPVQAQADGFPTPPGSYLAIDAVSPDDRVVILEASGHGAVYVGDEPHTGDPYATGYVRIPIKLRKGSNPLLFLGGRGRSIPVKFTPPKAAALLNTGDATTPDLLDGEPLEADAAVVVLNATDEIRDGLAIVSRVDGGPEVRTPVPLLPPFATRKVRFAIKAEPRSGTTDRPLVVQLVEGETTLDEATIPLRSRRPEQDRKRTFLSAIDGSIQYYGHVPAAADAAGGRPGLILTLHGASVEGIGQAAAYRPKPGLHVVAPTNRRPYGFDWEDWGRKDAIEVLETTSELLGVDPRRTYLTGHSMGGHGTWHLGVTYPDRFAAIAPSAGWVSMFSYAGATRPDAPDPVDELIARAANPSDTLGLVRNLAGLGVYVLHGDADDNVPVAQARTMRERLAAFQPDFAYYERPGAGHWWGNECVDWPPLIAYLREHELKPVDQIRRVDFVTMSPGVSARSGWATIEAQAKAMRPSAIHLAFDPEKRRLEGTTENVARLTLGVSAPPIDVVLDGQTLSGVARVDAPGAPRILLARSKEGAWSTLAAPASPALKGPNRSGPFKEAFNRRFVLVYGTTGTPEENALSLARARYDAEVFWYRGNGSVDVVADVAFLHPPLADAFRDRSVVLYGQIMTNAAWRPLLGEGPVQVDRGVVRVGDREVKGDDLACLFIRPRPGSDVASVGVVAGTGARGMRLSATLPYFVSGTGFPDLAIVRGGDGARPPHAVAAGYFGEDWGVDSGEFAWRD, from the coding sequence ATGTTCCGACGACGCCCGACGCTCCTCCTGATGACGCTGCTGCTGGCCGCCGCGGCCTCGGCCGCGGAGCCGATCGAGGTCCGCGAGGGCCTGGTCCTCCCCGGCGGGCGTCGCGGCCGTCGCGAGGCGATCCCCGCCGACCCGATCGTCGCGCGGATCGTCGCCGGGACGTGGACCCCGCCCCGGGCCGGCGAGGCCGCGGCCTTGGGCGACGACCGCGAGCGGAAGTGGGAGCCCGTCCAGGCGCAGGCCGACGGCTTCCCGACGCCCCCGGGCTCGTATCTCGCGATCGACGCCGTCTCGCCCGACGATCGCGTCGTGATCCTGGAGGCCTCCGGCCACGGCGCGGTCTACGTCGGCGACGAGCCGCACACGGGCGACCCCTACGCGACGGGCTACGTCCGCATCCCGATCAAGCTGCGAAAGGGCTCCAACCCGCTCCTCTTCCTGGGCGGCCGGGGCCGATCGATCCCGGTGAAGTTCACGCCTCCGAAAGCCGCCGCCCTCCTGAACACGGGCGACGCCACCACGCCCGACCTGCTCGATGGCGAGCCGCTGGAGGCCGACGCGGCGGTCGTCGTGCTGAACGCAACCGACGAGATTCGCGACGGCCTGGCCATCGTCAGCCGGGTCGACGGCGGCCCCGAGGTCCGCACGCCGGTCCCGCTCCTGCCCCCGTTCGCGACACGCAAGGTCCGGTTCGCGATCAAGGCCGAGCCGAGGTCCGGGACGACCGACCGGCCGCTGGTCGTCCAACTCGTGGAGGGCGAGACGACGCTCGACGAGGCGACGATCCCGCTGCGGTCCCGTCGTCCCGAACAGGATCGCAAGCGGACGTTCCTCAGCGCGATCGACGGGAGCATCCAGTATTACGGCCACGTCCCGGCCGCGGCCGATGCGGCGGGTGGGAGGCCCGGCCTGATCCTGACGCTCCACGGCGCCTCGGTCGAGGGGATCGGCCAGGCGGCGGCCTATCGCCCCAAGCCGGGGCTGCACGTCGTCGCGCCGACGAACCGCCGGCCTTACGGCTTCGATTGGGAGGATTGGGGCCGGAAAGACGCGATCGAGGTCCTCGAAACGACCTCGGAGTTGCTCGGCGTCGACCCCCGACGGACTTACCTGACGGGGCATTCGATGGGGGGCCACGGGACCTGGCACCTGGGCGTGACGTACCCCGACCGCTTCGCCGCGATCGCCCCCAGCGCGGGGTGGGTGAGCATGTTCAGCTACGCCGGCGCCACCCGGCCCGACGCCCCCGACCCGGTCGACGAGCTGATCGCCCGCGCGGCCAACCCCAGCGACACGCTGGGCCTCGTCCGCAACCTCGCCGGCCTGGGCGTCTACGTCCTCCACGGCGACGCCGACGACAACGTGCCCGTCGCGCAGGCCCGCACCATGCGCGAGCGACTGGCGGCCTTCCAGCCCGACTTCGCCTATTACGAGCGCCCAGGCGCGGGCCACTGGTGGGGGAACGAATGCGTCGACTGGCCCCCGCTGATCGCCTACTTGCGGGAGCATGAGCTGAAGCCCGTCGATCAGATCCGCCGCGTGGACTTCGTCACGATGAGCCCCGGCGTCTCGGCCCGTTCGGGCTGGGCGACGATCGAGGCCCAGGCGAAGGCGATGCGGCCGAGCGCGATCCACCTGGCGTTCGACCCCGAGAAACGCCGCCTCGAGGGGACGACGGAGAACGTCGCCCGGCTGACGCTCGGCGTCTCCGCCCCGCCGATCGACGTCGTCCTCGACGGCCAGACTCTGAGCGGCGTCGCGCGGGTCGACGCGCCCGGGGCCCCTCGGATCCTGCTCGCCCGTTCGAAGGAAGGGGCGTGGTCGACCCTGGCCGCCCCGGCGTCGCCGGCGCTCAAGGGTCCGAACCGCTCCGGGCCGTTCAAGGAGGCGTTCAACCGCCGCTTCGTGCTGGTCTACGGCACGACGGGGACGCCCGAGGAGAACGCCTTGTCGCTGGCCCGCGCCCGCTACGACGCGGAGGTGTTCTGGTACCGCGGCAACGGCTCGGTCGACGTCGTCGCCGACGTGGCGTTCCTGCACCCGCCGCTGGCCGACGCCTTCCGCGACCGCAGCGTCGTCCTCTACGGCCAGATCATGACCAACGCGGCCTGGCGTCCGCTCCTGGGCGAGGGCCCGGTCCAGGTCGACCGAGGCGTCGTGCGGGTCGGTGACCGCGAGGTGAAGGGCGACGACCTGGCCTGCCTCTTCATCCGGCCCCGGCCCGGCAGCGACGTCGCCTCGGTCGGCGTCGTCGCCGGCACCGGTGCCAGGGGGATGCGCCTGTCCGCGACGCTCCCCTACTTCGTCTCGGGCACCGGCTTCCCCGACCTCGCCATCGTCCGCGGCGGCGACGGGGCGCGACCCCCGCACGCCGTGGCGGCCGGGTACTTCGGAGAGGACTGGGGCGTCGACTCGGGCGAGTTCGCCTGGCGGGACTGA
- a CDS encoding sugar-binding protein, with amino-acid sequence MFSIEHLSRAGLRRRTAAWLAAVGLALVAAARAGEPTMTVEVDLRDLPKRLVHTTIDVPCKPGAELALWHPKWIPGTHEPCGANEAVAGLRITTPEGAVVPWRRDDLELYRIVCKAPEGAAKLRVALDTICNEATIEASGHLTFGNKQVGVVNWSTCILYPEGPTAAETIVALSARLPEGWKHATALKAKSNEAGLIRFEPVSLVDLIDSPLIGGEHFKTTKLDVGPYPPAFFHVTSESPEALELSPETIAKYGRVVREAGALFGSCHYDEFQFMTTLSDELGYLGLEHLASSINGVGERDLVDDARRVGWVANLIPHEYAHSWCGKYRRPAGMATASYHQPMATRLLWVYEGLTEYLGEVLMVRSGLVKPDDYRKTLAHTIEGLMFQAGRRWRPLDDTAAATSFLRAPSPNWNALRRGQDYYMEGALLWMEIDAMIREKTAGAKSLDDFCKAFLGGPTRPEKVDPYTFEDVVAALNAVAEHDWKSFLEERVSKPLDALPTDFVAKLGYRIEFGSGPPPTYKGRRGGGGGAAARHSLGLAFGDDGSITEIVIGSLADKAGLAKDQKVVAINDRLFSADALRDALTASVERGKVDLLLADGDRLRPLAIAYRDGVKNLTLARIDSKPDVLGEILKPRDKSGEARPGESPKDAPKAAAAELPKGYVAHRAPRPIDVDGKLDEAAWQAAPWTDAFVDIEGDRKPRPRFETRAKMLWDDEYFYVAAKLDEPHVWGTITEHDAVIFQDNDFEVFIDPDGDNHAYYEIEINALNTEWDLHLPKPYRDGGPALNAWEIPGLKKGVAVQGTINDPSDADQSWTVELAFPWKVLAEHADRPAPPADGDQWRVDFSRVEWLHEIVDGRYKKVPKTPEDNWVWSPQGVVDMHRPETWGVVQFSRTEPGGATVAFRPDPAEPARRRLMQIYHAQNAYKRNNGAWADRLEILDLAAAPAGLPAVVLTRTADGYEAAVALEGDPPRTWTVRQDSRLTHKP; translated from the coding sequence ATGTTTTCGATCGAGCATCTTTCTCGGGCCGGGCTTCGGCGGCGGACGGCGGCGTGGCTGGCGGCGGTCGGCCTGGCCCTCGTCGCGGCGGCGCGGGCCGGCGAGCCGACGATGACCGTCGAGGTCGACCTCCGCGACCTCCCCAAGCGGCTCGTCCATACCACGATCGACGTCCCCTGCAAGCCCGGGGCGGAGCTGGCCCTGTGGCATCCCAAGTGGATCCCCGGCACGCACGAGCCCTGCGGGGCCAACGAGGCCGTCGCCGGGCTCCGCATCACCACGCCCGAGGGCGCGGTCGTCCCCTGGCGGCGCGACGACCTGGAGCTGTACCGGATCGTCTGCAAGGCCCCCGAGGGGGCGGCGAAGCTGCGCGTCGCGCTCGACACGATCTGCAACGAGGCCACGATCGAGGCCAGCGGCCACCTGACCTTCGGCAACAAGCAGGTCGGCGTCGTGAACTGGTCGACCTGCATCCTCTACCCGGAAGGGCCGACGGCCGCCGAGACGATCGTCGCCCTCTCGGCGCGGCTCCCCGAGGGCTGGAAGCACGCGACGGCCCTGAAGGCGAAGTCGAACGAGGCCGGCCTGATCCGCTTCGAGCCCGTCTCGCTCGTCGACCTGATCGACTCGCCCCTGATCGGCGGCGAGCATTTCAAGACCACGAAGCTCGACGTCGGCCCGTATCCGCCGGCGTTCTTCCACGTCACGTCGGAATCGCCCGAGGCGCTCGAGCTCTCGCCCGAGACGATCGCGAAGTACGGCCGGGTGGTCCGCGAGGCCGGCGCCCTGTTCGGGTCGTGCCATTACGACGAGTTCCAGTTCATGACCACGCTGAGCGACGAGCTGGGCTACCTGGGCCTGGAGCACCTGGCGTCGAGCATCAACGGCGTCGGCGAGCGCGACCTCGTCGACGACGCCCGCCGGGTGGGCTGGGTCGCCAACCTGATCCCCCACGAGTACGCCCATTCCTGGTGCGGCAAGTACCGCCGGCCGGCCGGCATGGCGACGGCCAGCTACCACCAGCCCATGGCCACGCGGCTGCTCTGGGTCTACGAAGGGCTGACGGAATACCTGGGCGAGGTGCTGATGGTCCGCTCGGGCCTGGTCAAGCCCGACGACTACAGGAAGACGCTCGCCCACACGATCGAGGGGCTGATGTTTCAGGCCGGCCGGCGTTGGCGTCCGCTCGACGACACGGCCGCCGCGACGTCCTTCCTCCGCGCCCCGAGCCCGAACTGGAACGCCCTCCGGCGCGGCCAGGACTACTACATGGAAGGGGCCTTGCTCTGGATGGAAATCGACGCCATGATCCGCGAGAAGACCGCCGGGGCGAAGTCGCTGGACGACTTCTGCAAGGCGTTCCTCGGCGGCCCGACCCGTCCCGAGAAGGTCGACCCGTACACGTTCGAGGACGTCGTCGCGGCCCTGAACGCCGTCGCCGAGCACGACTGGAAGTCGTTCCTGGAGGAGCGCGTGTCGAAGCCGCTCGACGCCCTGCCGACCGACTTCGTGGCCAAGCTCGGCTACCGCATCGAATTCGGCTCGGGACCGCCGCCGACGTATAAGGGCCGGCGGGGCGGGGGCGGCGGGGCTGCGGCAAGGCACTCCCTCGGCCTGGCCTTCGGCGACGACGGCTCCATCACCGAGATCGTCATCGGCTCGCTCGCCGACAAGGCGGGGCTCGCGAAGGACCAGAAGGTCGTCGCGATCAACGACCGCCTCTTCAGCGCCGACGCCCTGCGCGACGCCCTGACCGCCAGCGTCGAGCGCGGCAAGGTCGACCTGCTGCTCGCCGACGGCGACCGCCTGCGGCCGCTCGCGATCGCCTATCGCGACGGCGTCAAGAACCTGACGCTGGCCCGCATCGATTCGAAGCCCGACGTCCTCGGCGAGATCCTCAAGCCCCGCGACAAGAGCGGCGAGGCCAGGCCCGGCGAGTCGCCCAAGGACGCCCCGAAGGCCGCCGCCGCCGAGCTTCCCAAGGGCTACGTCGCCCACCGCGCGCCTCGGCCGATCGACGTCGACGGCAAGCTCGACGAGGCCGCCTGGCAGGCCGCCCCCTGGACCGACGCGTTCGTCGACATCGAGGGCGACCGCAAGCCCCGCCCCCGGTTCGAGACCCGGGCCAAGATGCTCTGGGACGACGAGTATTTCTACGTCGCCGCCAAGCTCGACGAGCCCCACGTCTGGGGGACGATCACCGAGCACGACGCGGTGATCTTCCAGGACAACGACTTCGAGGTCTTCATCGACCCCGACGGCGACAACCACGCGTATTACGAGATCGAGATCAACGCCCTCAACACCGAGTGGGACCTGCACCTCCCCAAGCCCTACCGCGACGGCGGCCCGGCCCTCAACGCCTGGGAGATCCCCGGCCTCAAGAAGGGCGTGGCCGTGCAGGGGACGATCAACGACCCGTCCGACGCCGACCAGTCCTGGACCGTCGAGTTGGCCTTCCCGTGGAAGGTCCTCGCCGAGCACGCCGACCGCCCCGCGCCCCCGGCCGACGGCGACCAGTGGCGCGTGGACTTCTCGCGCGTGGAGTGGCTCCACGAGATCGTCGACGGCCGGTACAAGAAGGTCCCCAAGACGCCCGAGGACAACTGGGTCTGGTCGCCCCAGGGCGTCGTCGACATGCACCGGCCCGAGACCTGGGGCGTCGTCCAGTTCTCCAGGACCGAGCCCGGCGGCGCGACCGTGGCCTTCCGCCCCGACCCGGCCGAGCCCGCCCGCCGGCGACTCATGCAGATCTACCACGCCCAGAACGCGTACAAGCGGAACAACGGCGCCTGGGCCGACCGCCTCGAAATTCTCGACCTCGCCGCCGCTCCCGCCGGCCTCCCCGCCGTCGTCCTGACGCGCACGGCCGACGGCTACGAGGCCGCCGTCGCCCTCGAAGGCGACCCGCCCCGGACCTGGACCGTCCGCCAGGATTCGCGGCTTACCCACAAGCCCTGA